One genomic window of Elaeis guineensis isolate ETL-2024a chromosome 2, EG11, whole genome shotgun sequence includes the following:
- the LOC114912958 gene encoding uncharacterized protein, with protein sequence MLAKSMRAQKRKGATTSGSAKRARVEETSLAAPVQATPAIDIPSDAEPAAPQVPPTEVPIPEVRPTEAPAAGKRRKSVARRASGHRTAADESVCSEGGSENPFNDKALIRRLLDGCILSDVVERIDRADPEQRAWDTLGSFLEIGHQLFAYVEASDRMRRDLLRAEEHCQDEVARLQAKTAEVAALREALERERQDREEERQARGEEIRSLEESVRKAEAEVAHLAEQTPVLVSEARALAVEEFKASAEMRELSVQFGLEAFTKGFELCREKVASRYPDLGLDFLEESDDEAAPSSPAATAVAPPAPGSPPPAPEV encoded by the exons atgctcgccaagtctatgagagctcagaagaggaagggcgcgacgacctccggttcggcgaagagggccagggtggaggagacgagcttggctgcgcccgtccaggcgaccccggccatcgacattccttcggatgctgaGCCAGCGGCTCCCCAGGTTCCGCCGACcgaggtccccattccggaggtccgccccacggaggcgcccgccgcggggaagaggaggaaatcggtggcccgcagggcgagcggCCACCgaaccgctgcagacgagtccgtctgctccgaggggggatcggagaaccccttcaacgacaaggctctgatcaggcggctactcgacggctgcattctgtccgatgtcgttgagaggatcgaccgcgccgatcccgagcagcgggcctgggacactctggggtcctttctcgag atcgggcaccagctcttcgcctatgtcgaggcatcggaccgcatgaggagggaccttcttcgggcggaggagcactgccaggacgaggttgcccgtcttcaagcgaagacggccgaggtggccgccctccgagaggccctggagagagagagacaagaccgggaagaggagagacaagcccgggggGAGGAGAtacggagcctggaggagtcggtgaggaaggcggaggccgaggtcgcccatctggccgagcaaactccggttctggtctcggaggccagggcccttgcggtggaggagtttaaggcctccgcggagatgagggagctgagcgtccagttcggcctggaggcattcaccaagggattcgagctctgccgggagaaggtggccagcagatatcccgaccttggTCTCGATTTTTTGGAGGAATCTGatgacgaggccgccccttcttCGCCCGCCGCTactgcagtcgcaccccccgcgccgggctctccgccccctgcccccgaggtctga
- the LOC105038964 gene encoding uncharacterized protein At1g03900, with product MEEQHQAAAGEETEQAEAVELVLFHVNECYVYLIPPRKTAASYRADEWNVNKWNWEGALKVVSKGEECIIRLEDKTTGELYARAFLREGEPHPVEPVIDSSRYFVLRVEEDIGGRRRHAFIGIGFRERPQAYDFQAALYDHMKYLNKKKTAEEMEQHYQTTSSVDYSLKEGETLVLQIKNKGGHRGKPASVEEGLSNLSLNENAANKEVPICLKPPPPPPAPLSPVGCPQRSPTSGAGVHSKLEFPSESEESSSTTEKSAEDFTEDDFGDFQAAV from the exons ATGGAAGAACAGCATCAAGCCGCCGCGGGGGAAGAGACCGAACAGGCCGAAGCCGTCGAACTCGTCCTGTTCCACGTCAACGAGTGCTACGTCTATTTG ATACCTCCGAGGAAGACCGCAGCTTCCTACAG GGCTGATGAATGGAATGTCAACAAATGGAATTGGGAAGGGGCATTAAAAGTTGTTAGCAAGGGGGAGGAGTGTATTATTAGACTGGAAGACAAGACTACAG GAGAACTATATGCTAGAGCATTTCTGAGAGAGGGTGAGCCACATCCAGTGGAGCCTGTAATTGACAGCAGCAg ATACTTTGTGCTTCGAGTTGAAGAGGATATAG GTGGTCGCCGACGGCATGCGTTCATTGGTATAGGTTTCCGAGAAAGGCCACAAGCTTATGACTTTCAAGCTGCTCTCTATGACCACATGAA ATatttaaacaaaaagaaaacagctGAAGAGATGGAACAGCATTATCAGACTACATCATCAGTTGATTATAGTCTAAAAGAAGGAGAAACTCTGGTGCTCCAGATCAAAAAT AAAGGAGGCCACCGAGGAAAGCCTGCGTCTGTTGAGGAAGGCCTCAGCAATCTTTCATTAAATGAGAATGCAGCCAACAAAGAGGTTCCGATCTGCCTTAAACCTCCTCCTCCCCCGCCTGCACCCCTTTCTCCTGTCGGTTGTCCTCAGAGATCACCAACCAGCGGTGCTGGTGTGCATTCTAAATTAGAATTTCCATCCGAATCTGAAGAATCATCTTCTACCACAGAAAAGAGTGCTGAGGATTTCACAGAAGATGACTTTGGGGATTTTCAGGCAGCTGTCTGA